The DNA sequence GGTTGGACCGTATAGATGAAGTGATTGCCTTCGACAATTGGCATCGGTGTACACACCCCTGATCATAATAGTTTCTACTGCACAGGATATTCACCCATAGCCCGGGTGGTGCACGATCACCTGCGTCTAGTTCTATGCAACCTACCTATCAATCTGACAGGAGCGAGGATATTCATGCACACGAAGCAAAGCTTGCTAACCCAATTGCAAGAGATGGGACTGGACCCCAAAGGCACAGTAATCATGCATTCTTCCATGAAAAAGATCGGCAAGGTGGAGGGGGGCGCAGACACGGTGCTGGACGCATTAAGCGATTATATGCGCGACGGTTTGCTAGTGCTGCCGACCCATACGTGGGCGACGATCAACGCGGACAATCCCCGATACTTCGTGGAGGAAACGCCGACCTGTGTCGGCATCTTGACGGAGCTGTTTCGCAGGCGGCGCGGCGTGCTTCGTTCCTGGCACCCGACACATTCTGTAGCGGCGCTGGGACGAGAGGCAGCAGCGTTCATAGAAGGGGATGAACGATGGGATACGCCATGCGCGCGCGGTTCTGCATGGGGCAAATTGCTGGATCGCCGGGCGACCATTCTGCTTGTTGGCGTGAACATGACCCGCAATACGTTCATTCACGGCGTAGAAGAGTGGGCGGATATTCCAGGCCGGCTGTCGGACGGGCATGAACCGCTCGTCACTGTCCTTGCAGACGGAACCGAGATCCCTGTTCCATCCAGACGCCATCAGGGTCTG is a window from the Xylanibacillus composti genome containing:
- a CDS encoding AAC(3) family N-acetyltransferase, whose amino-acid sequence is MHTKQSLLTQLQEMGLDPKGTVIMHSSMKKIGKVEGGADTVLDALSDYMRDGLLVLPTHTWATINADNPRYFVEETPTCVGILTELFRRRRGVLRSWHPTHSVAALGREAAAFIEGDERWDTPCARGSAWGKLLDRRATILLVGVNMTRNTFIHGVEEWADIPGRLSDGHEPLVTVLADGTEIPVPSRRHQGLDWSMHFWKVEEHLIAQGAVRKGRLGDAEVLVCDAEKLCEEVTRMLRMNPDLFSDNEPLEAGRYS